In a single window of the Ruminococcus albus 7 = DSM 20455 genome:
- a CDS encoding helix-turn-helix domain-containing protein: MKADKTQQYLQQVGERLRGARLLMGITQKQAAQATGMSQSFLSLVERGRKSICTAQIISLIRYYKVPYEMIFGSEEKDYNLSDFPSGGSADISLELLTLLVGNGSSDKLLTGTSNCLKLVIYIIFRTIYRENPKNSEKLFSIDFDDAMSGVNRIMNAAPDGISAFIQHSREVKANNFEIPPEKNPELRAFIAECEYMLKNTKNAKLIDNAE, encoded by the coding sequence ATGAAAGCTGACAAAACTCAGCAATATCTTCAGCAGGTGGGCGAAAGACTCAGAGGTGCACGTCTGCTCATGGGAATAACACAGAAGCAGGCTGCTCAGGCAACAGGTATGTCGCAGTCCTTTCTTTCGCTGGTCGAGCGCGGCAGAAAAAGTATATGCACAGCGCAGATAATCTCACTTATAAGGTACTACAAGGTACCCTACGAAATGATATTCGGAAGTGAGGAGAAGGACTACAATCTTAGCGACTTCCCATCGGGAGGCAGCGCGGATATATCCCTTGAACTTCTGACTCTGCTCGTCGGCAACGGCAGCAGCGATAAACTGCTGACAGGCACAAGCAATTGTCTGAAACTGGTGATATACATCATATTCAGGACCATATACCGTGAAAATCCCAAGAACAGTGAAAAGCTGTTCTCCATAGATTTTGACGATGCGATGAGCGGTGTGAACAGGATAATGAACGCAGCACCTGACGGCATATCTGCTTTTATACAGCACAGCCGCGAAGTAAAGGCGAACAATTTCGAGATACCGCCCGAAAAGAATCCGGAGCTGAGAGCTTTCATCGCTGAATGCGAATATATGCTGAAAAACACCAAAAATGCCAAGCTCATAGACAACGCCGAATAG
- a CDS encoding histidine phosphatase family protein, with product MKGYRIAFIRHGITEANEDGRYIGTTDLPLSNAGAQELFDKLEKLDYPNPQKVYVSPLKRCKQTAGIIYPNCYTVELPELREMDFGKFENKKAEDLMDTPEYKQYIKGGLDNPPPGGESARDMVNRCYEAIKIIISDMMYEGLTSAAVVTHGGIIMNMLSCFGVPKRRPMDYACDFGEGFEVMVTASMWQRSEAFEVLGRYPDRDPDESFGSFYDEEEGD from the coding sequence ATGAAGGGTTATAGGATAGCATTTATACGTCATGGCATTACAGAAGCCAATGAGGACGGAAGATATATCGGTACTACCGATCTGCCGCTCAGTAATGCGGGCGCACAGGAGCTTTTTGACAAGCTTGAGAAACTGGATTACCCGAATCCGCAGAAGGTGTATGTATCCCCTCTGAAACGCTGCAAGCAGACTGCGGGCATAATATACCCAAACTGCTATACTGTTGAACTTCCCGAACTTCGTGAGATGGATTTTGGCAAGTTTGAAAACAAAAAGGCAGAGGATCTTATGGATACCCCTGAGTATAAACAGTACATCAAGGGCGGACTTGATAATCCTCCTCCCGGAGGAGAGTCGGCGAGGGATATGGTCAACCGCTGTTATGAAGCAATAAAGATCATCATATCCGATATGATGTATGAGGGACTTACCTCTGCTGCGGTAGTGACACACGGCGGTATAATAATGAATATGCTCAGCTGTTTCGGTGTACCCAAGCGCCGCCCTATGGACTATGCCTGTGATTTCGGTGAGGGCTTTGAGGTAATGGTAACTGCTTCCATGTGGCAGAGGTCTGAGGCGTTCGAGGTGCTGGGAAGATATCCCGACCGCGACCCTGATGAAAGCTTCGGAAGCTTCTACGATGAAGAGGAAGGCGATTAA
- a CDS encoding RluA family pseudouridine synthase — translation MEEIYVRTLTVTLEEDGRSVKDILRARGFSRRLLTKLKLSDGICLDGAKIRVTAPAYEGQKITVTEPGQTAPEPNPLLDVPVLYEDGDVIVFDKPADMPVHESINHRGDTLANFFACRCKGLTFRTVNRLDRDTAGCVCVAKTRYAANALAGSISKVYCGLIPLTKLSGGRVCAPIARERESVILRCVRADGKYSATCWQVIERRKDSVLCRFLLETGRTHQIRVHMAHIGLPLIGDEMYGGDTSNRKGQALMCSEVSFISPESGKRITVFSERKL, via the coding sequence ATGGAAGAAATATATGTAAGGACCCTGACCGTCACGCTGGAAGAAGACGGACGGTCGGTCAAGGATATACTGCGTGCGCGGGGTTTCTCGCGCCGCCTGCTGACCAAGCTGAAACTATCGGACGGTATATGTCTTGACGGGGCTAAGATAAGGGTGACAGCACCGGCATATGAAGGTCAGAAAATAACTGTCACTGAACCCGGGCAAACTGCGCCCGAACCGAATCCGCTGCTGGATGTCCCTGTGCTTTATGAGGACGGGGACGTTATAGTTTTTGATAAGCCTGCGGATATGCCTGTACACGAATCAATAAACCACCGCGGAGATACGCTGGCGAACTTTTTTGCCTGTCGCTGTAAAGGACTTACTTTCCGCACTGTGAACCGCCTTGACAGAGATACTGCAGGATGCGTATGCGTGGCAAAAACTCGTTATGCCGCAAATGCGCTGGCAGGCAGCATAAGCAAGGTTTACTGCGGACTTATACCTCTCACAAAACTAAGCGGAGGACGGGTGTGTGCACCTATCGCCAGGGAGAGAGAATCTGTTATACTGCGCTGTGTGCGTGCGGACGGTAAGTACTCGGCTACCTGCTGGCAGGTGATCGAAAGGCGTAAAGACAGTGTGCTCTGCAGATTTCTGCTTGAAACCGGGCGCACTCATCAGATACGTGTGCACATGGCACATATAGGTCTGCCGCTGATAGGTGATGAGATGTATGGCGGTGATACTTCAAACAGGAAAGGGCAGGCGCTAATGTGCAGTGAGGTGAGCTTCATATCGCCCGAAAGCGGTAAGAGGATAACAGTGTTTTCTGAAAGGAAACTGTGA
- a CDS encoding shikimate kinase — MVPIFLCGFMGCGKSTVGKILAGRLKCKCVDLDDYIEEREGITIPDIFAQKGETYFREKETEALAAFGDMGGVVATGGGALLSDKNGETAMGAGMVVFIDTDFDTCYDRIKDDPHRPIAASSTREQLLARFEDRKPKYQAHSHFVVSGGYPPLVIAVKIERMYKKFIRENGKNG, encoded by the coding sequence ATGGTACCCATATTTCTTTGCGGCTTTATGGGCTGCGGAAAAAGCACTGTCGGAAAGATACTGGCAGGAAGGCTGAAATGCAAGTGCGTTGATCTCGACGACTATATAGAAGAAAGGGAGGGTATTACCATACCCGATATATTCGCACAGAAGGGCGAGACTTATTTCAGGGAGAAAGAAACCGAAGCACTTGCGGCTTTCGGTGATATGGGCGGAGTGGTAGCCACTGGCGGCGGCGCTTTGCTTTCTGATAAAAACGGTGAGACTGCTATGGGCGCAGGCATGGTGGTATTTATAGATACTGATTTTGACACCTGCTATGACCGCATAAAGGATGACCCTCACCGTCCTATAGCTGCAAGTTCGACCCGTGAACAGCTGCTGGCGCGTTTTGAGGACAGAAAGCCGAAATATCAGGCGCATTCGCACTTTGTGGTATCGGGTGGATATCCGCCGCTTGTTATAGCAGTGAAGATAGAGCGTATGTATAAAAAATTCATCAGGGAGAACGGTAAAAATGGATAA
- a CDS encoding tRNA (adenine(22)-N(1))-methyltransferase — protein sequence MDKRLLTCVSLCRGRVIADIGTDHGYLPCYMAAEGLCDKAYACDVAEKPLESAAAHISQNGLEDKVTPILSCGLEKVPAEGLTDIVIAGMGGELIARILEDCRWLKTAEPALNLVLQPMTKWDTLRRWLYENGFEVRGEKPCTSGRFVYSVMQAVYTGEKPGYPCDLRYLFCGRVTADDDDGREYLLRQAVRLEACARGKLSSGEADAAKEMQALAEDIKEQCEKNCL from the coding sequence ATGGATAAACGTCTGCTGACCTGTGTATCGCTTTGCAGGGGCAGGGTCATAGCTGATATCGGTACAGACCACGGATATCTGCCTTGCTATATGGCTGCTGAGGGTCTTTGCGATAAAGCCTATGCCTGTGATGTAGCTGAGAAGCCTCTTGAAAGTGCAGCGGCACATATATCACAGAACGGGCTTGAAGACAAGGTGACACCAATACTTTCCTGCGGACTTGAAAAAGTGCCTGCGGAAGGGCTTACGGATATAGTCATAGCGGGTATGGGCGGTGAACTGATAGCGAGGATACTGGAGGACTGCCGGTGGCTGAAAACTGCTGAACCTGCGTTGAATCTGGTGCTTCAGCCCATGACGAAATGGGATACATTAAGGCGCTGGCTTTATGAGAATGGCTTTGAGGTAAGAGGAGAAAAGCCCTGTACGAGCGGGCGCTTTGTATACTCGGTAATGCAGGCGGTGTACACAGGGGAAAAGCCTGGTTATCCATGTGACCTGAGATACCTTTTCTGCGGCAGAGTTACTGCGGATGATGACGACGGAAGAGAATATCTGCTGAGGCAGGCGGTGCGTCTTGAAGCCTGTGCAAGGGGTAAGCTGTCATCCGGGGAAGCAGATGCTGCAAAGGAGATGCAGGCACTTGCGGAGGATATTAAGGAACAGTGCGAAAAAAATTGCTTATAA
- a CDS encoding SGNH/GDSL hydrolase family protein has product MKKILAPILALTICAAALAGCSGSSSDESSKADTTAKTDTADSKDTSADDTEPVPEDDPSAQLLAQYPVNEGAYDFTQGATENMLGRAILNHGDTSRLAAKLQRTIDDPKAVTNICYMGDSITAGSGSTGSSKQYTNLITAWWEENLSFYVLGTNAGIGATDSYLAVHRASRDIPPESDIIFIEFINDQDNLLYQSSMDSLVRYCLSLENQPAVILIEPSTEGGGSPQASHLNVAKTYDIPMISYHDAIIPEIDAGNFQWKDTSNDNVHPNDAGHKIMAQCVINLLEQVKNGLDSENKEVTPFDPAAVPSPTDDKFAGAVLGSSDTPDIVEVTDAGTFTETAQSGNFSGGWATKSGGKITFKIKCKNLGMLYMKNINGTFGKVSVKVDDNDAVIIDGDFPGGWGSYPKADEIFSSDSIAEHTVTVESINGDTNPDFSILNWLIS; this is encoded by the coding sequence ATGAAAAAAATACTTGCACCGATACTTGCACTTACCATCTGTGCAGCAGCTCTTGCAGGCTGCAGCGGCTCTTCATCTGATGAGAGTTCAAAGGCGGATACCACCGCAAAGACCGATACTGCCGACAGCAAAGACACATCGGCAGATGATACCGAGCCAGTCCCGGAGGACGACCCCTCCGCTCAGCTTCTTGCACAATACCCCGTAAACGAAGGCGCTTATGACTTCACACAGGGTGCCACAGAAAATATGCTGGGCAGAGCCATACTCAATCACGGAGATACCTCAAGGCTGGCAGCAAAGCTCCAGCGTACCATTGACGATCCAAAAGCCGTGACCAACATCTGCTACATGGGAGATTCCATTACCGCAGGTTCAGGCTCCACAGGATCTTCCAAGCAGTATACCAACCTGATCACCGCATGGTGGGAGGAAAACCTCAGCTTTTACGTGCTTGGAACAAACGCAGGTATAGGCGCTACTGATTCCTACCTCGCTGTACACAGGGCTTCAAGAGATATCCCGCCCGAATCCGATATCATATTCATCGAATTCATCAATGACCAGGACAATCTCCTCTATCAATCCTCAATGGACAGCCTTGTAAGGTACTGTCTCTCTCTGGAAAACCAGCCCGCTGTCATACTCATCGAACCCTCAACCGAGGGCGGCGGATCTCCACAGGCATCACATCTCAACGTTGCAAAGACCTATGATATACCCATGATATCCTACCACGATGCTATCATCCCCGAGATTGATGCAGGAAATTTCCAATGGAAGGATACATCCAATGATAACGTGCACCCTAACGATGCAGGTCATAAGATCATGGCACAGTGCGTTATCAATCTGCTGGAGCAGGTAAAGAACGGTCTGGACAGTGAGAACAAGGAAGTCACTCCCTTTGACCCTGCAGCTGTGCCTTCACCCACAGACGATAAATTCGCAGGTGCTGTTCTCGGTTCTTCCGATACTCCCGATATAGTGGAAGTCACCGATGCAGGCACATTCACCGAGACCGCGCAGTCCGGAAATTTCAGCGGCGGCTGGGCAACCAAGTCAGGTGGCAAGATAACTTTTAAAATAAAGTGCAAAAACCTTGGTATGCTCTATATGAAGAATATCAACGGCACTTTCGGCAAGGTATCTGTAAAGGTCGATGACAACGATGCTGTCATCATAGACGGCGACTTCCCCGGCGGCTGGGGCAGTTATCCCAAGGCAGATGAGATATTCTCCTCTGATTCCATCGCTGAACATACTGTCACCGTAGAATCCATCAACGGCGATACCAATCCCGATTTCAGCATACTCAACTGGCTCATAAGCTGA
- the glmS gene encoding glutamine--fructose-6-phosphate transaminase (isomerizing), translated as MCGIVGFTGDHQAAPVLLDGLSKLEYRGYDSAGIAVRDGDKDTEIIKEKGKLEVLINMTDDGKAVKGCCGIGHTRWATHGEPSALNAHPHATDDENVIAVHNGIIENYQELRGKLIKAGYTFKSQTDTEVAVKLIDYYYRKYGEGPVDSIARAMIRIRGSYALCVMFREYPGEIYTARKDSPMIIGIADGETYVASDVPAILKYTRNVYYIGNQEIAKLEKGAVTFYNIEREEITKELTEIKWNAEAAEKGGYEHFMLKEIHEQPKVIKDTINSVVKDGDIVLSEFGLTDEEVQALSQIYIVACGSAYHVGVAAQYVIEELTSIPVRVELASEFRYRKTPLNKNSLVIIISQSGETADSRAALTLAKEKGIKTLGIVNVVGSNIAREADSVFYTLAGPEISVATTKAYSTQLIASYLLAMQFAKVRGEISDERFAELLEELQTIPEKVAKILEDKERIQWFASKFANIKDAFFIGRGIDYAVSLEGSLKMKEISYIHSEAYAAGELKHGPISLIEDGTLVISVLTQQALFEKTVSNMVECKARGAYIMGLTSYGNYSVEDTADFTAYVPKTDPLFAASLAVVPLQLLGYYISVAKGLDVDKPRNLAKSVTVE; from the coding sequence ATGTGTGGTATAGTTGGATTTACCGGCGATCATCAGGCGGCTCCCGTTTTGCTTGACGGTCTTTCAAAACTTGAATACAGAGGTTACGATTCGGCGGGCATAGCTGTTCGCGACGGAGATAAGGATACTGAGATAATCAAGGAAAAGGGCAAGCTGGAAGTACTTATAAATATGACTGACGACGGCAAGGCTGTCAAGGGCTGCTGCGGTATCGGTCATACCAGATGGGCTACCCATGGTGAGCCTTCTGCGCTGAATGCTCATCCTCATGCTACTGATGATGAGAACGTTATAGCGGTACACAACGGTATAATCGAGAATTATCAGGAGCTTCGCGGCAAGCTGATAAAGGCAGGCTATACCTTCAAGTCACAGACAGATACCGAGGTAGCAGTAAAGCTTATAGACTATTACTACCGCAAGTACGGCGAGGGTCCTGTGGATTCCATCGCGAGGGCTATGATACGTATACGCGGAAGCTACGCGCTTTGCGTTATGTTCAGGGAATATCCCGGTGAGATATATACTGCCCGTAAGGACAGCCCTATGATAATAGGTATTGCAGATGGCGAGACCTATGTTGCTTCTGACGTTCCTGCCATACTCAAATATACAAGGAATGTTTACTACATAGGCAATCAGGAGATAGCAAAGCTTGAAAAGGGCGCAGTTACCTTCTACAATATCGAGCGTGAGGAGATAACCAAGGAGCTCACTGAGATAAAGTGGAACGCTGAGGCAGCTGAAAAGGGCGGCTATGAGCACTTCATGCTGAAGGAGATACATGAGCAGCCCAAGGTAATAAAGGATACCATAAATTCAGTTGTAAAGGACGGAGATATCGTACTTTCCGAGTTCGGTCTTACCGATGAGGAAGTACAGGCGCTCTCGCAGATATACATCGTTGCCTGCGGTTCTGCTTACCACGTAGGTGTTGCGGCTCAGTATGTTATCGAGGAACTTACTTCTATCCCTGTGAGAGTTGAGCTTGCCAGCGAATTCAGGTACAGAAAAACTCCGCTGAACAAGAACAGTCTTGTTATAATAATCAGCCAGTCCGGTGAAACTGCCGACAGCCGTGCGGCTTTGACCCTTGCAAAGGAAAAGGGCATAAAGACTCTGGGTATAGTCAACGTGGTAGGCTCTAATATCGCGAGAGAGGCTGACAGCGTGTTCTATACACTGGCAGGCCCCGAGATATCTGTTGCTACTACAAAGGCATACAGCACTCAGCTTATAGCTTCGTACCTGCTGGCTATGCAGTTTGCAAAGGTACGCGGTGAGATATCCGACGAAAGATTTGCTGAGCTTCTTGAAGAACTTCAGACAATTCCCGAAAAGGTAGCTAAGATACTTGAAGACAAGGAAAGGATACAGTGGTTCGCTTCTAAGTTTGCAAACATCAAGGATGCATTCTTCATCGGCAGAGGTATCGACTATGCGGTGAGCCTTGAAGGTTCGCTGAAGATGAAGGAGATAAGCTATATCCATTCGGAGGCGTACGCTGCAGGTGAACTGAAGCATGGTCCTATCAGCCTTATAGAGGACGGTACACTTGTTATAAGCGTACTGACACAGCAGGCGCTGTTTGAGAAGACAGTATCCAACATGGTGGAGTGCAAGGCAAGAGGTGCTTACATCATGGGTCTGACTTCCTACGGCAATTACAGCGTTGAGGACACTGCGGACTTCACCGCATACGTTCCCAAGACCGACCCGCTCTTCGCCGCAAGTCTTGCGGTAGTTCCTCTCCAGCTGCTCGGATATTATATCTCGGTAGCTAAGGGTCTTGATGTTGACAAGCCCAGAAACTTGGCTAAGAGCGTTACAGTTGAATAA
- a CDS encoding glycosyl hydrolase family 8, whose protein sequence is MNTKNYRNAFAEIGKTNEEISARLEKIVNEFFYGDDTFYHEDGDTAYFEDTGNHDARTEGMSYGMMMAVQLDKKDIFDKIWKWSKKYMYLTEGANEGYFRWSCGVDGKSNAEGPAPDGEEFYAMALFFASHRWGDGEGIFNYSHEAKEILRACLHKGENGRAGAPMWNRDNKLILFVPGSDFTDASYHLPHFYELFAQWAYDEDREFFAQAAKASRDYIAKSCHHITGMNPEYGEFDGSPMSRPLPWASERHDWFYSDAYRTAANIGLDRSWGGKDDRLEDAVRRLQYTLGIINKNAPFMTYEVDGTPLDEPARHPVGLLATTAQASLAISGKLSLDAEDKSVRLAAEWVERFWNEPLRKGDRRYYDNCLYLFAFLALSGNYRIW, encoded by the coding sequence ATGAACACAAAAAACTACCGCAACGCCTTTGCCGAGATAGGTAAGACAAACGAAGAAATATCCGCAAGGCTTGAAAAAATAGTCAATGAATTTTTTTACGGTGATGACACCTTCTATCATGAGGACGGTGATACCGCTTATTTTGAAGATACAGGCAATCACGATGCAAGAACAGAGGGAATGTCCTACGGCATGATGATGGCTGTCCAGCTGGATAAAAAAGATATCTTCGATAAGATATGGAAATGGTCAAAGAAATATATGTACCTGACAGAGGGCGCAAACGAGGGCTATTTCAGGTGGTCATGCGGCGTTGACGGCAAAAGCAACGCTGAGGGTCCTGCACCCGACGGCGAAGAGTTCTACGCTATGGCACTGTTTTTCGCTTCACACAGATGGGGCGACGGCGAGGGCATATTCAACTATTCCCACGAAGCTAAGGAGATACTCCGCGCCTGCCTGCACAAGGGCGAAAACGGCAGGGCAGGTGCACCTATGTGGAACAGGGATAACAAGCTGATACTCTTTGTGCCCGGTTCTGATTTTACTGATGCTTCCTATCATCTGCCCCATTTTTATGAGCTTTTCGCACAGTGGGCTTATGATGAGGACAGAGAGTTCTTTGCACAGGCAGCTAAGGCAAGCCGCGATTACATAGCAAAATCGTGCCACCATATCACGGGCATGAATCCCGAGTACGGCGAGTTTGACGGTTCTCCCATGTCCCGTCCTCTCCCATGGGCAAGCGAAAGACATGACTGGTTCTACAGCGATGCTTACCGCACTGCCGCCAATATCGGTCTTGACAGATCATGGGGCGGCAAGGACGACCGCCTTGAAGATGCTGTAAGACGTTTGCAGTATACTCTCGGCATCATCAATAAAAATGCACCTTTCATGACCTATGAGGTAGACGGTACTCCACTGGACGAACCCGCAAGACATCCTGTGGGACTGCTTGCAACAACAGCACAGGCATCACTTGCCATAAGCGGAAAGCTTTCTCTCGATGCAGAGGATAAGTCAGTACGCCTTGCCGCTGAATGGGTAGAGCGTTTCTGGAACGAACCCCTCCGCAAAGGCGACAGACGTTACTACGATAACTGCCTGTATCTCTTTGCATTCCTTGCCCTCAGCGGAAATTATAGGATATGGTAA
- a CDS encoding NUDIX hydrolase: MVQGYNCMIVLSPEGDEWLMCKRRKDPYKGLYNLVGGKIEKGEEGEHAAYRELFEETSITREDITLERLMTFDYPMDGCYVEVWAGQLSQPTEVSGDENDLEWMPLTEDFFDMKKYAGEGNIGHMLEILKLHPERYRIL; this comes from the coding sequence ATGGTACAAGGCTACAACTGCATGATAGTCCTCTCACCCGAGGGTGACGAGTGGCTGATGTGCAAACGCCGTAAGGATCCCTACAAAGGGCTGTACAATCTGGTGGGCGGTAAGATCGAAAAAGGCGAGGAGGGCGAACACGCAGCCTACCGCGAACTTTTTGAAGAGACTTCCATCACCCGCGAGGATATAACCTTAGAACGCCTTATGACCTTCGATTACCCCATGGACGGCTGTTATGTGGAGGTATGGGCAGGTCAGCTAAGTCAGCCCACCGAAGTCAGCGGCGATGAAAATGACCTTGAATGGATGCCCCTCACCGAAGATTTTTTCGATATGAAAAAGTATGCAGGGGAGGGAAATATCGGGCATATGCTGGAGATACTGAAGCTACACCCCGAAAGATACCGCATACTATGA
- a CDS encoding PoNe immunity protein domain-containing protein, with the protein MRDTLKPKEYFDQYIQKTSEGIQKFENGLSEGKYQADKILFIKDYILQKKIGIIIAKYSKGDPLNDIKQEFDSTVELFCEAWDDSVYDSNIIYASLAYLLGLEADKLKSIKDKLQNADNYDSLLEFILTGNKDNFDASKISFPKPYKNLVKSIEAEDREPFLKYLKGWYKGSKGSAWYGTHELENKYCYNGYWSFESAAVAKRLGLNDSDLQNEQYYPYDLVHFN; encoded by the coding sequence ATGCGTGATACATTAAAACCCAAAGAATATTTCGACCAGTATATCCAAAAAACGTCAGAAGGTATCCAAAAATTTGAAAATGGTCTTTCCGAAGGAAAATATCAGGCAGATAAGATACTATTTATAAAGGACTACATTCTGCAAAAAAAGATAGGTATAATCATCGCCAAGTATTCCAAAGGCGACCCTCTCAATGATATCAAACAGGAATTCGATTCCACTGTCGAACTTTTCTGCGAAGCATGGGACGATTCGGTCTACGACAGCAATATCATCTATGCCTCACTTGCATATCTTCTCGGTCTTGAAGCCGATAAGCTGAAAAGCATAAAAGACAAATTGCAAAACGCCGATAACTATGACTCTCTGCTGGAGTTTATCCTCACAGGAAATAAAGACAACTTCGATGCATCAAAAATATCCTTCCCGAAACCCTACAAAAATTTGGTAAAAAGCATCGAAGCCGAAGACAGAGAACCATTCCTCAAATACCTGAAAGGCTGGTATAAAGGTTCAAAAGGCAGTGCGTGGTACGGCACCCACGAACTGGAAAATAAATACTGCTATAACGGCTACTGGTCTTTTGAATCCGCCGCCGTCGCCAAAAGACTTGGTCTCAACGACAGCGACCTGCAAAATGAACAATACTATCCCTACGATCTTGTTCATTTCAACTGA